In candidate division WOR-3 bacterium, one genomic interval encodes:
- a CDS encoding DUF58 domain-containing protein: MKYLLPEIIHKIKRLDLKAKLVVEGFLSGFHKSPYKGQSIEFADYRPYLPGDELKKIDWKIFAKTDRFWVREYEEETNLRAYLLLDNSGSMAYKSWEISKFEYASFLTACFAYLLFKQHDSVGIAIFNKKDYQYFPPQCSKFHLSKILKIIEEVKPEGETDILKSLTEIGKKIKKRGLIIVFSDLFDNQENVLKALKNLRHKKNEVLVFHILDPNEINLDYNEPLIFKDLETKREITLDPRGIKKEYQENLKNLFLHYKKECAAHYIDYNLILTNMPFDFVFFNYLEKRARIR, encoded by the coding sequence ATGAAATATCTTTTACCGGAAATAATTCATAAGATAAAAAGATTGGATTTAAAAGCAAAATTAGTTGTGGAAGGTTTTCTTTCTGGTTTTCATAAGAGTCCCTATAAAGGCCAGTCAATAGAGTTTGCTGATTATCGTCCTTATTTACCTGGTGATGAGCTTAAAAAAATTGATTGGAAAATATTTGCGAAAACTGATAGATTTTGGGTTAGAGAGTATGAAGAAGAAACCAATTTACGAGCCTATCTCCTTTTAGATAATTCAGGTTCAATGGCTTATAAAAGTTGGGAAATAAGCAAATTTGAATATGCTTCTTTTTTAACTGCTTGTTTTGCCTACTTATTATTTAAGCAACATGACAGCGTAGGAATAGCCATTTTTAATAAAAAAGATTATCAATATTTTCCTCCACAGTGTTCTAAATTTCATTTATCAAAAATATTGAAGATAATTGAAGAGGTAAAACCAGAAGGAGAAACAGATATTTTAAAAAGTTTAACTGAAATTGGGAAGAAAATAAAAAAAAGAGGATTAATTATTGTTTTTTCTGACCTCTTTGATAACCAAGAGAATGTACTAAAAGCATTGAAAAATTTGCGTCATAAGAAAAATGAAGTTTTAGTTTTTCATATTCTTGATCCAAACGAGATAAATTTAGATTATAACGAACCATTAATTTTTAAGGATTTAGAAACAAAAAGAGAAATCACTTTAGACCCAAGGGGAATAAAAAAAGAATATCAAGAAAATTTGAAAAATTTATTTCTTCATTATAAGAAAGAGTGCGCTGCTCATTATATCGATTATAATCTTATTCTTACCAATATGCCTTTTGATTTCGTTTTCTTTAACTATCTAGAAAAAAGAGCAAGAATTAGATGA
- a CDS encoding aminotransferase class V-fold PLP-dependent enzyme produces the protein MINFSLYRKEFPILEKYIYLNNAACGPMPLRTKKAIEKWLDKYVYEGNIEWEECERLSEETREIVAKFLNANKEEICFKRNTSEGILTVLSLIRFNKNDNIIIAKDNFPANFLPYQNFDKVEKRYISILQGDILKQIKKVFNRKTKLIALDWIHFLSGYQIPLKEISNFCKNYDCFLLIDGIQGVGALEIDLKEIDIDFLVFGGGKWIFLPQGIGVLHIKKETLKKLKIELIGWLGYEWKEFNKIFAKKRLKKSADKLEEGTKNYLGIIGLKENIKFLNEIGIKNIQNYLLFLTNYLIERLKDLNFNILERNKGSGIVACKRKDKESKIFYHKILEKGFKISLRENYLRISPHFYNTKEEIDNLIETLTFLIK, from the coding sequence ATGATTAATTTTTCTCTTTATCGAAAGGAATTTCCGATTTTAGAGAAGTATATTTATCTGAATAACGCTGCTTGTGGCCCAATGCCTCTACGAACCAAAAAGGCAATAGAGAAGTGGCTTGATAAGTATGTTTATGAAGGAAATATTGAATGGGAAGAATGCGAGAGATTATCAGAAGAGACAAGAGAAATCGTTGCTAAGTTTTTAAATGCTAATAAAGAAGAGATTTGTTTTAAAAGAAACACCAGCGAAGGAATTTTAACGGTTCTAAGTCTTATTAGGTTTAATAAAAATGATAATATAATTATTGCGAAAGATAATTTCCCTGCAAATTTTTTGCCTTATCAAAATTTTGATAAAGTAGAAAAGAGATATATTTCAATCTTACAAGGCGACATTCTGAAACAAATTAAAAAAGTATTTAATAGGAAAACAAAATTGATTGCTTTGGATTGGATACATTTTCTTTCTGGTTATCAAATTCCTTTAAAAGAAATAAGTAATTTTTGTAAAAATTATGATTGTTTTTTATTGATTGATGGAATTCAAGGAGTTGGAGCATTAGAAATTGATTTAAAAGAGATAGATATTGATTTTCTTGTCTTTGGCGGCGGTAAATGGATTTTTCTGCCACAAGGCATTGGCGTATTACATATTAAAAAGGAAACTTTAAAAAAATTAAAAATAGAGCTTATTGGCTGGTTAGGATACGAATGGAAAGAATTTAATAAAATATTTGCCAAAAAAAGATTGAAAAAAAGTGCTGATAAATTAGAAGAGGGAACAAAAAATTATTTAGGGATTATTGGTTTAAAAGAAAATATAAAATTTTTGAATGAAATTGGAATTAAAAATATACAAAACTATCTTTTATTTTTAACTAATTATTTAATCGAGCGATTAAAAGATTTAAATTTTAATATCTTAGAAAGAAATAAAGGAAGTGGCATTGTTGCTTGTAAAAGAAAAGATAAAGAAAGCAAAATTTTTTATCATAAGATTTTAGAAAAAGGTTTTAAAATTTCTTTAAGAGAAAATTATTTAAGAATCTCTCCTCATTTTTATAATACCAAAGAGGAAATAGATAATTTAATTGAAACATTAACTTTTTTAATAAAATGA